The window tcgtccttttgCTGGGCCACTTTGCTgcaaattaaatgcattttgcAACGCACGCTCACACGAAAGTTATTTATGTGTGTTTgtcatttaattttaaaaagttttcccTGCACGAGATTTACAGCACCCAAACGGACCAGGGACGAAGTGGAGGGGCAGAAGGACTCACCATCTCCAGcccattttcatttcatttaattGAGAAGTTGGAAAACTGAGTTGGCCTTTTGGATGCCTTGGATGGCACTCGTCCAAAGCGGCAGGTGAGCAAAGGTAAATTGTGGACTGCTCCCGGGTAGTTGATCAATAAGAAATTTTCTTTTAGCCTTTCAGGAATTATTTAAACTCGCCTGCCACCGACAATGTCGTTAGACATACAAATGTGTAGCAGCCGCAGAAAGTGGCTAGCCTTAGGTTACAATTTGCATGTTATACCATACTATATACCTATACACTTGTGTCACATGTATCCCGGTTTCTGTTGCGGTCAGATGCCAGGAAGCGGTTATGATTGCCCCAAGAAGTGCAGTGTATGTCTGCGGTGCATCTCCAAGTCACAGGCAAAGAGTCAACCACAGTTGCCTCCAGACATGGGGAAAAATTATTATGTCAACTGCACACCTGCACGGATTTAGAAAAGGTGGTTTAGAACGGGCACTTGGGTGGGGCAGCCCgacaaacaaaaatgcaacaaaAGAAAAGTGCAATGTTTGTGGTCAAAGACAAAGAGACAGTCAAAGGCCCTCAACAAATGGAAACAATACATTCGAGTCATAGAAACACTGGGAGATTGTTGTAATCTTTAAGATATAGTAAAgccaaattaaaatttaagaaaaataggGATGAACTTTTTCTCAGTACCCTTGGAGTACCAAGGCTCTTGGTCAACGGCCAAACAATAATCGAGGCCCTCTGGACACATTTTACGCATTTTGCAcgaaaatttatgaaatttaaatgGAGCACCAATCCCAATCATTGGCTAGTCTTTGGGCAGGGGACTCGGTCCTCCTCCTCAGCGTCCAGTTGCAATTCCAACTCCAGTTCGGTtgccaaacaaaaagggcTGAAAGGGTGCCTGGACTGAGACAAACAAAAATGCCatttatttgttaatttaCGCACACAGCATCAAATATGTGGAACCATCAAAGGCACAGCACATATAGCACCCTTATTTCGACTTTACTCTGTCCAGGTGAGCCACTGCATCGGATATGGAATTCGGGCTAAGGATTCTAGATCCTGGAATGGGAACCAGGAGCACAAGCCCATGACAACCCCGTGCGGAACTGGGGTTTTAAGCTGCTTGTTTGTTGGTTTGCGTAATCCGCTGCGGATGACTGCCTCTATTGGCCTGTAGTGGCTACGGTCTTATTTGGCTCTGTCCGAGGTCCGTTTGTGTCTGAATGCTCAGTTTATTAGTCCACAGACAGGCGGCTAATGATGCCTGGCCAAGGATATGATGCacttacaaaaaatataccaaaaatacaaaacaaaaaatattcttgattATATTTTCCATTAATGCCTCAGTtctaatttataattttgggTGTCTTTCAGACACTTGtgctttatatatttttaaaatatatcttttttcAATCCTTAAGAATCTAGATTAAGCAAATTTAACAaactaaaattatatttacagTGTATGTTCATTCGATATCAGATCCATGTGCTCTGTAGCTGCTCCGCCCTTTGGTTAACGCTTCAGTAACTTTCGCAAGCCAAGtccaaataataattttcatttGCATACGGCAGCCAGAAGTCATTTAAGCCAATGAAAGTACAGTATTAGGTTTTGTGCCCCAACCGTAGTTTAAAAGTATTTCGGCTTTTTGGCAGGAATCGGAACGAAGTTATTGTTTTCGCTGTATTGCTTCCATTGTGCTCAACTTGTTGCCCGCTGTcggttttttaatttacattGGAATTGTGTAAATATTTGGACAGCGCGAGAGCAGCTGTTATTTATTCCCGTCCAGCCCCCTCGCTACAACATCGCCGCCCCTTGGTCATAGAGCCGAAAGATTTATTCAGCGAGGGCTTGCCATCTAATGTTGATTTTGCGTCTTTTTACTGGCCACCACCACAGCCGCCACCGCCATAGAAATGCCCTCGGAAGAGGCAAGCTTGGACCACCGCCCATCCTCGCACATTGTTTGGCCAAATGCTTTTTAAACAATTGCATGCCAGGACCGACAGAATCCCCCAGGGATTAACGTGACTACACACACGCACTCGGGGATGAAGGGAGCCTCCCAGATAATCCAATTAATATGCACACAAAAACGCAGCTAGACAACAATAACAAGCGCCACGAAAGCCGCCCACCTGACGCCAGCCGCCATGTTTAATTTTCGCCAGCCGGAAGCGGAAAGGCGCAGGAAAGGCACACGATCCGGGAAACGAGTAACGGGAAACGTCGCAGCCGTACCCGTAGCCACATACCGTACTCTTCAAACATTCATGAGCTGGGCAGCGGTTGAAGTGGCAAAGGACGCCGTGGAGCAGGAACTCTAACTGGAGCACCAGCGCCAGGAGTTGGCTGGCGGCACGGGTTATTGGCTGCACAAACAACTGGGAGTCTAAGCCAACTCCAGAAGCCGTAGTTAATATCCTTGGGGGCGCAGGACAGCTAGACAGCACTATACGACGGCGATGAGCCTGAAATGGGTGAGGTACACAGAAAACAACGCTACTTATTAACTAGGAATGTAAACAAATCGAAATTTAATAGTTTGCTTTAACTCTCTGACAAATAACCATAAACtagtatttgttttaatgAAATCAATTGCCTCTAAAATATATAACTTATTCCCTTTTTTATCTGAGTGTCTCACCAACACTGCGGCATTGCATAAAACTAATTTGCGGCTTGGCAATTATGCAACTGGAGTGGGGAACACTGGGAGTTTCCTGGAATCGGGATGTATACTCGTGTGCCACCTGCCTCTGCCTTCATTTAGCCATATGAAGTTGTGTGAACAGAAAACCAGTGACCACATGGCAGCGCAGATTTCTTCCACTTGGCTAATATAACAAAATTATGCAAGAGAAAGATCTACGTTTATTGCGGATTGAACTTAATTTAAAGAGTCTCGAGGAAAATTAATGAAGTGCTTCCTACTCCCCAAAGAGACCACTCATTTCCTTGGGGTAATGCATGATTACGGCTGTTGATTTTTCTTTCATTAGCCTTGACAACGGACCGAGTCACTTTTAACCCGGGCACACCGACTTGATTATCCGAAAAAAAGACTCCTTTCCAGTCAGCACAAAACTTTGCTTATTATAACTATGACCGGGTATGGGCGCCAAGTCATCTCATCTCCTGCCCATCTCCTGCCGGAATCTGAAGTCCCATTCCGGAGCTCTTCATATTCTAATAGTAGTTTGGTGGTGGAGAACCCGTCCCCGTCTCCGCCTTCTTCCCAGGTCCCGTCTCCGCCAGAAGCCGAAAGCCGCACACGTATTGACGTCGAAACTTTTTATTAGTGTCTAAAATGATATCTGCCCGAAGAGAATTCTGGGCGAGAACAAAAAAGACTGAAAAAGAAATCACAGACACGACTCTGCTGGGACAACGCGGCGTATGATTAATATGCCGCACACGTATCACCgcaaatattgatttttaaataagatgACGCCACGAAAGTGGGCCACTCCACCTGACCCGCCCTATTTTGCTATCGCCCCTCCACAATCCCAACCCCAGCCCACGAACTttctttggccaaaaatcaacAACGAAATTATATAATTCGCAATGTAATCAGGAAACTTTAGATGTGAAGGAACCGGCGGCGGAGAGCTAGAGGGGGCTGAAGGCAGCGTGATttgggcgtatgagtaatgcccGCCTATAAGATTACCCATACGTAAAAGCCACAAAAAGCGGCAGTCATGCCGGGAAGCTCTGAACGCCAAAAGAACTCCGAAAGCCGCCAAGCACTTTGACAAATGAAACACGGCGTCGCCCCGAAAAACGGCAGATCGGATAAGAGTGGGGAATACGGAGCACGGAGCACATGATGAGCCCTGTAAAAGGGCTGTGTCGCCATCGCCGGGGTTTTAATGCCATTGATGGCTTATTTCAGGTTTACGACTTTATTTTTGCTACCTAGTCAATGTCTGTTTTTACCCTCATCCCCCCTCCGTTTGGCATTCACTCACGGCTCGATTTCGTAACTTTTGACTACGTCCGGAATGGCAGGAAGCAGGCATATCCTTTCCCCAGCTACTCCTCCGCATACAATAGCTGGCACTGCCCAGACTGGAGAGCATGCTTGAGTGGTTTTTAGGCACAgttgtttctattttattgCAGTGGCACATTCCGCGCTTTTTATTGCAACTCCATTGAACCCCGCCAGGCATTGAACTGTGAGGCTCCTCCCCAGTGATCTTGTAAGCCCAGGATACCGCACATTACTCTTCTGACTGAACTTATGGTATTGGGTAAAAAAACTGGAATACattgaaaaaattaagaaatattagaaaaattggatttaacaattacatataaaataacaattaaaatacaaaaataaacaaaacaataaatgaTACTTTCAAAAGTAGAAAAATGATGTACAAAGGGCAATATGTTGTttctttttccaaaataatttaaatataataaacacatttaaactaaatttttaattttaatataccgtatcttttttttaatgtcaaaaaatatatttaaatattaaacaaaagcaTCCTAATCGCTGtgggatttaaaaaaaaatggttatCGTTCTTCGAGacttaaacaaaaataatttaattactgATAAagaaactaattcacaagtaaaacttataaaataatttttctttatatgtttttccaaaaattaaatacctTTCGTTCAAGGAGTACCAATATTTCCTCACCAATTTTTTCCCCACATTTGTAGGTGAAACCGTATAGGAAGCTTCCGTCTGACCTGCTGGCGGCGGCGTGCAACAGCATGTTGCATGCTGCTGAGCCGCtcagaaaatttttattgtcagcatatttttttatgtttttatgtcGGCTCAGAGCCCTCCACTCCACCACTACGACCACTCATATAGTGTCCCTTGGGCGTTGATGAACGCGGCCTGTGCATTGACATTGTCTGGATGGTTGGTTTTGGATAGCTGGTCCGTGCATCAGTCTGTCTAGCTGCGTCCTGGtgttaaataaaatatcctTCTGTATAAAATACCCAGCGTAGAGGCGGCATCGATTAAGCGTGTCCAAAGGGGTCTGTGTTCGGAAGGCAAAAAAGCAACCGACTGCACCCACACGCCAGTCAACAGGGTAGAATGTTTTACATTTCGTttattttccatattttttcacatGCAAGCTACACGTGTTGGTAACATATTTTTGGACATTATTACAATGCTCCTTTTTTTATGCTGAACGGAACTGCACGGCCCCTTGATCCGCTGGGAGTGCCACACTGTCAATATGGATTTTATGGGTTTGTGTGGGACAGTgggttgctttttttttatgaacaCTTGAGAGTATTCAAGTTCGCAGCGTGTTTTGAATGGGTTTCGGACGGGCCacagaaacaaacaacaaacgaCTTGGACAAGTGGCAAATGCATTTTATTTGCAACATGTTTTATGTGGGTGCAAATTCATGGGGTAAAGGTGAAGTACAAACCGAAGCTCCAAATAACGTGTCGGGGAAAGCtaggaaaataataaacaatattatacaaaaaaaaaacaagtctaaaaataaaaattaagtgaCTAAATTAAGTATGGAATTTGAAGACTtgttgaaaagaaaaaaacccaGTAACCAGCCATTGCTCCGAAGGtccattaataaaaaaaaaatttaaaaaatttaaaaaaaaaacaactaaaaacGAAGATTATTTAAGTGACGAAATTGGAACCTTctcaaaaatagaaaagagaGACCATCGGTAACTTATGATTGCTCTAAGggaccaaaaataaaaaatttcaagaacaaaaaatggattcaaccaaaacaaaataaagacTACAAATCAGATATATTTCATCCAAcagaaatgagaaaataaaacCCAAGACGATGGCAATTTATTccaaaagataaaaaaataaaataaaaaattataaaaaaaaagaaatttgctCCCCGATTGAATCGCTGCCTTATAGAAAGCCAGACAACGAATGACTAAAAACGTAAGCAGGACCTTCATTTATACACGAAATCTGCCTCTGATCGaatcattttcatttccaaaGCCTACTATAACAGTAAATATGTATCGAAAATATATCGATAAAAATAATGCCAACAAAGACAATCGGTAATTGTGCTTTGGATCTAACgaatgaatttttatttatatctgAAGATGAAATTTTAAGGCACTTTCTCCGAAGCTTCCATAATTTAAGCACCTGCGAGAGGTAAAGTCCTTCCACCAGGTAAGCCAGCTGCAAAGAAATGAGCTCCGTTCGTGTGGCTGAAAAGTGAGCTGCcaataaaaaagattaaaatgCAGCCATAAAATACACGATTTTATACACATTGCCTTAATGAAAAGCTCCTGGAGTAAAGCAGGAGAACCAAAGCCCCATCCCACTGGATTTAACCCCCGCAAAAACCGAATTTCATGCTTAAGCTCTGTaaaattaacatttaattGAAGCCTACAACTCAGTGCCTTCAACAGTGCCGAAAAACGACGGCCCAGGAAGACGGGCAAATCCTGTTTAAGTGGGCAAAATGGAGGATACTGCAGGTCCCAGGACACtcccatatatatattttcaaacaCAAAGCACAAGTGCAGCGGACTGGGGAGTCAAGGGAGTGCATGTTTTGATAGcgtaaattatattataaaatttatttaatttcacttTTCTGCTCTCAGTGGCCTGAACGTTTTGTTGCCCTGACACTGGCCCGACCCACGGAATGTGAGTCTCACATGCAAAAAGGAGTTATCCCCAGCCCACCTTCCACCCCATGGTCCTTTACCTGACGCACTCACATATGTACTTGCCACCGACCGTGCCCAGCAACATCCCCATCCCGCTGTTTGCCCAAAAAACGAACACAGACATATCCATATCAACTGGCAGTGGAGTGAAAAGTCCCTGGTGTATTGCAAATTGTGCAGGGTTGCCCTTCTCCTGCCCCAAAGTCCTTCCCCGACTCCTGGTCCCTTTTTGGTCCAACGTTGCGTGCCCAGTGCGCATATTTATGTTAGCAAGCCAGAGAACACGCTCGAATTTTTGGTAGTCGTTTGAAGAAACACCAAAAGAAAATTGTATATCTACACGAACTTTtaacttaatttattaaacaaattgATGAAAAACCTATTTTTAAAGCGCGCTTACTAACTAAGCCCGCCAACACACAGGTTGCAACAAGAAgattaaaacaaatattatttttaaaaaattcattcCCAATCCATTATCGGAAAAAATCATTAGCAATCACAATAACCCGGAGTCTTCATTATAgatttaaaatttctatttgatACCCAATTTTTTCCCGTGCTAAGCCCACAATGAAATGGAAAGCGCGACCAGGAACAGCAGTAAACGGAGGAACCCGAGAGTGTAGCCACGTCGAGCAAATACCACCCGTGTGCATGAGCCTGTGTGTTTTCCACGGCGGATTCTTGGGGCACCTGCAACGCAGTCGATTCCCAGGCTGACAGGCCGGCTTAAACGACCCATGGCTggttaaataattaaacacCAATGACACTTAAACGTAAATCATGAATTTTGCAAGCAGCCCAAGGCGGAGGCAGTTCCTCGATGAAACATTAACCAAATGGCGACCCTTTCAAATCGGGCCAAAACGTTCCCAGGGACACACTGGCCATTTGTCTGGCCATAAAGAGCGAAGAAGCTGAAGAGCAAGAACGAaccggatcggatcggatcggaagGGAGGAGGAACTGTCAGCGCCGGCGGAAACAACACCCAAAAAATTACTGTTGCAAAATGCTGTACAAGTTTCCGTCTCCGAGTCCGAGGCTTCCTGTAACAACTACAATaggaacaaaaataaaatgtttcatAAAGTGTTTGGACTAAGATGTGCTTCTTTACCAGCTCCAAAAATTTCACAATAAACTGAAAAGAATCTGTGCCGAAAATGGGGTATACTATACTATTCTTTGTATCAAGTGGAGGATGTATTTGTCAAGGAAAATGGTATATAAGTTCATATGTTTTCAAACTATATATAGAAACCATTAACCAATTCATTAAATTCAAAGTCTGTTTCCTTAGGTTTGGAATTATCCTAATATACCCTCGATTTCTTCCATTACCGGGTATAACAAGAAGCTCTAAAACTAACACTAACACCAACAAATCCCCTGCTGCTGAGCTCGTCCAACATTCTGGAATCCGGAGCAAAGGCAGCTAGAATGGCAAGAACTATGGCCAACAATTTGTTGCCTCAGACGACAAGTTGGGAAAAATT of the Drosophila ananassae strain 14024-0371.13 chromosome 2R, ASM1763931v2, whole genome shotgun sequence genome contains:
- the LOC26515293 gene encoding uncharacterized protein LOC26515293, with translation MPGGVQWSCNKKRGMCHCNKIETTVPKNHSSMLSSLGSASYCMRRSSWGKDMPASCHSGRSQKLRNRANSLRADIILDTNKKFRRQYVCGFRLLAETGPGKKAETGTGSPPPNYY